From the Gadus chalcogrammus isolate NIFS_2021 chromosome 15, NIFS_Gcha_1.0, whole genome shotgun sequence genome, one window contains:
- the calm2a gene encoding calmodulin 2a (phosphorylase kinase, delta) has product MADQLTEEQIAEFKEAFSLFDKDGDGTITTKELGTVMRSLGQNPTEAELQDMINEVDADGNGTIDFPEFLTMMARKMKDTDSEEEIREAFRVFDKDGNGYISAAELRHVMTNLGEKLTDEEVDEMIREADIDGDGQVNYEEFVQMMTAK; this is encoded by the exons ATG GCAGACCAACTGACAGAGGAGCAGATTGCCG AATTCAAGGAGGCGTTCTCGCTCTTCGACAAGGATGGCGAtggcaccatcaccaccaaaGAGCTGGGCACTGTCATGCGCTCACTGGGCCAGAACCCCACAGAGGCTGAGCTCCAGGACATGATCAACGAAGTTGACGCTGATG GTAATGGAACGATAGACTTTCCAGAGTTTCTGACCATGATGGCGAGGAAGATGAAGGACAcagacagcgaggaggagatCAGAGAAGCATTCCGTGTCTTCGACAAG GATGGCAACGGCTACATCAGTGCTGCTGAGCTGCGTCACGTGATGACAAACCTGGGTGAGAAGCTGACTGACGAAGAAGTGGACGAGATGATCAGAGAAGCAGACATTGACGGTGATGGTCAGGTCAACTATGAAG AGTTCGTACAAATGATGACGGCGAAGTGA